One genomic region from Lacerta agilis isolate rLacAgi1 chromosome 13, rLacAgi1.pri, whole genome shotgun sequence encodes:
- the NR2F2 gene encoding COUP transcription factor 2 isoform X1 translates to MAMVVGTWRDPQDDVAGPQGTQPSQAPPVPGPPTGAPHTPQTPGQGGPPSTPAQTNQGSQQSQGEKQQQQQHIECVVCGDKSSGKHYGQFTCEGCKSFFKRSVRRNLSYTCRANRNCPIDQHHRNQCQYCRLKKCLKVGMRREVSSLFTAAVQRGRMPPTQPTHGQFALTNGDPLNCHSYLSGYISLLLRAEPYPTSRFGSQCMQPNNIMGIENICELAARMLFSAVEWARNIPFFPDLQITDQVALLRLTWSELFVLNAAQCSMPLHVAPLLAAAGLHASPMSADRVVAFMDHIRIFQEQVEKLKALHVDSAEYSCLKAIVLFTSDACGLSDVAHVESLQEKSQCALEEYVRSQYPNQPTRFGKLLLRLPSLRTVSSSVIEQLFFVRLVGKTPIETLIRDMLLSGSSFNWPYMAIQ, encoded by the exons ATGGCAATGGTAGTTGGCACGTGGCGAGACCCGCAGGACGATGTGGCCGGCCCGCAAGGAACGCAGCCTTCGCAAGCGCCCCCTGTGCCGGGACCCCCGACGGGCGCCCCGCACACCCCGCAGACGCCGGGCCAAGGGGGCCCTCCCAGCACGCCCGCGCAGACCAACCAAGGCAGCCAGCAGAGCCAAggcgagaagcagcagcagcagcagcacattgaGTGCGTGGTGTGTGGGGACAAGTCCAGCGGCAAGCACTATGGGCAATTCACGTGTGAAGGCTGCAAGAGTTTCTTCAAGCGCAGCGTCCGCAGGAACCTCAGCTACACGTGCCGCGCCAACCGGAACTGTCCCATTGACCAACATCACCGCAACCAGTGCCAATATTGTCGCCTCAAAAAATGCCTCAAGGTTGGCATGAGACGGGAAG TTTCTTCCTTATTTACTGCAGCCGTCCAGAGGGGCAGAATGCCACCTACTCAGCCGACCCACGGCCAGTTCGCCTTAACCAACGGAGACCCCCTGAACTGCCACTCGTACCTCTCCGGATATATCTCCCTGTTGCTGAGGGCAGAGCCTTACCCGACCTCCCGCTTCGGCAGCCAGTGCATGCAACCCAACAACATTATGGGCATCGAGAACATTTGCGAGCTGGCGGCTCGGATGCTTTTCAGCGCCGTCGAGTGGGCCCGGAATATCCCCTTTTTCCCCGACCTCCAGATCACCGACCAGGTGGCCTTGCTGAGGTTAACCTGGAGTGAGTTGTTTGTCCTCAACGCGGCCCAGTGCTCCATGCCCCTCCACGTCGCCCCGCTCCTGGCTGCCGCCGGCCTGCACGCCTCGCCCATGTCCGCCGACCGAGTTGTAGCCTTTATGGACCACATACGAATCTTCCAAGAACAGGTCGAGAAACTTAAGGCCTTACACGTGGATTCGGCGGAATACAGCTGCTTGAAGGCCATCGTCCTTTTCACCTCAG ATGCGTGTGGTCTCTCCGACGTAGCCCACGTTGAAAGTTTACAAGAGAAGTCCCAGTGTGCGTTGGAAGAGTACGTAAGGAGTCAATATCCGAACCAGCCTACGCGATTTGGGAAACTGTTGTTACGCCTCCCATCTCTCCGCACCGTCTCTTCCTCAGTCATAGAGCAATTGTTTTTCGTCCGTTTGGTAGGTAAAACCCCCATAGAAACCCTTATCAGGGATATGTTACTGTCTGGAAGCAGTTTTAACTGGCCTTATATGGCCATTCaataa
- the NR2F2 gene encoding COUP transcription factor 2 isoform X2 — MAMVVGTWRDPQDDVAGPQGTQPSQAPPVPGPPTGAPHTPQTPGQGGPPSTPAQTNQGSQQSQGEKQQQQQHIECVVCGDKSSGKHYGQFTCEGCKSFFKRSVRRNLSYTCRANRNCPIDQHHRNQCQYCRLKKCLKVGMRREAVQRGRMPPTQPTHGQFALTNGDPLNCHSYLSGYISLLLRAEPYPTSRFGSQCMQPNNIMGIENICELAARMLFSAVEWARNIPFFPDLQITDQVALLRLTWSELFVLNAAQCSMPLHVAPLLAAAGLHASPMSADRVVAFMDHIRIFQEQVEKLKALHVDSAEYSCLKAIVLFTSDACGLSDVAHVESLQEKSQCALEEYVRSQYPNQPTRFGKLLLRLPSLRTVSSSVIEQLFFVRLVGKTPIETLIRDMLLSGSSFNWPYMAIQ; from the exons ATGGCAATGGTAGTTGGCACGTGGCGAGACCCGCAGGACGATGTGGCCGGCCCGCAAGGAACGCAGCCTTCGCAAGCGCCCCCTGTGCCGGGACCCCCGACGGGCGCCCCGCACACCCCGCAGACGCCGGGCCAAGGGGGCCCTCCCAGCACGCCCGCGCAGACCAACCAAGGCAGCCAGCAGAGCCAAggcgagaagcagcagcagcagcagcacattgaGTGCGTGGTGTGTGGGGACAAGTCCAGCGGCAAGCACTATGGGCAATTCACGTGTGAAGGCTGCAAGAGTTTCTTCAAGCGCAGCGTCCGCAGGAACCTCAGCTACACGTGCCGCGCCAACCGGAACTGTCCCATTGACCAACATCACCGCAACCAGTGCCAATATTGTCGCCTCAAAAAATGCCTCAAGGTTGGCATGAGACGGGAAG CCGTCCAGAGGGGCAGAATGCCACCTACTCAGCCGACCCACGGCCAGTTCGCCTTAACCAACGGAGACCCCCTGAACTGCCACTCGTACCTCTCCGGATATATCTCCCTGTTGCTGAGGGCAGAGCCTTACCCGACCTCCCGCTTCGGCAGCCAGTGCATGCAACCCAACAACATTATGGGCATCGAGAACATTTGCGAGCTGGCGGCTCGGATGCTTTTCAGCGCCGTCGAGTGGGCCCGGAATATCCCCTTTTTCCCCGACCTCCAGATCACCGACCAGGTGGCCTTGCTGAGGTTAACCTGGAGTGAGTTGTTTGTCCTCAACGCGGCCCAGTGCTCCATGCCCCTCCACGTCGCCCCGCTCCTGGCTGCCGCCGGCCTGCACGCCTCGCCCATGTCCGCCGACCGAGTTGTAGCCTTTATGGACCACATACGAATCTTCCAAGAACAGGTCGAGAAACTTAAGGCCTTACACGTGGATTCGGCGGAATACAGCTGCTTGAAGGCCATCGTCCTTTTCACCTCAG ATGCGTGTGGTCTCTCCGACGTAGCCCACGTTGAAAGTTTACAAGAGAAGTCCCAGTGTGCGTTGGAAGAGTACGTAAGGAGTCAATATCCGAACCAGCCTACGCGATTTGGGAAACTGTTGTTACGCCTCCCATCTCTCCGCACCGTCTCTTCCTCAGTCATAGAGCAATTGTTTTTCGTCCGTTTGGTAGGTAAAACCCCCATAGAAACCCTTATCAGGGATATGTTACTGTCTGGAAGCAGTTTTAACTGGCCTTATATGGCCATTCaataa
- the NR2F2 gene encoding COUP transcription factor 2 isoform X3, translating into MQAIWDLEQGKYVLAVQRGRMPPTQPTHGQFALTNGDPLNCHSYLSGYISLLLRAEPYPTSRFGSQCMQPNNIMGIENICELAARMLFSAVEWARNIPFFPDLQITDQVALLRLTWSELFVLNAAQCSMPLHVAPLLAAAGLHASPMSADRVVAFMDHIRIFQEQVEKLKALHVDSAEYSCLKAIVLFTSDACGLSDVAHVESLQEKSQCALEEYVRSQYPNQPTRFGKLLLRLPSLRTVSSSVIEQLFFVRLVGKTPIETLIRDMLLSGSSFNWPYMAIQ; encoded by the exons ATGCAAGCGATCTGGGATCTTGAACAAGGCAAATATGTTTTGG CCGTCCAGAGGGGCAGAATGCCACCTACTCAGCCGACCCACGGCCAGTTCGCCTTAACCAACGGAGACCCCCTGAACTGCCACTCGTACCTCTCCGGATATATCTCCCTGTTGCTGAGGGCAGAGCCTTACCCGACCTCCCGCTTCGGCAGCCAGTGCATGCAACCCAACAACATTATGGGCATCGAGAACATTTGCGAGCTGGCGGCTCGGATGCTTTTCAGCGCCGTCGAGTGGGCCCGGAATATCCCCTTTTTCCCCGACCTCCAGATCACCGACCAGGTGGCCTTGCTGAGGTTAACCTGGAGTGAGTTGTTTGTCCTCAACGCGGCCCAGTGCTCCATGCCCCTCCACGTCGCCCCGCTCCTGGCTGCCGCCGGCCTGCACGCCTCGCCCATGTCCGCCGACCGAGTTGTAGCCTTTATGGACCACATACGAATCTTCCAAGAACAGGTCGAGAAACTTAAGGCCTTACACGTGGATTCGGCGGAATACAGCTGCTTGAAGGCCATCGTCCTTTTCACCTCAG ATGCGTGTGGTCTCTCCGACGTAGCCCACGTTGAAAGTTTACAAGAGAAGTCCCAGTGTGCGTTGGAAGAGTACGTAAGGAGTCAATATCCGAACCAGCCTACGCGATTTGGGAAACTGTTGTTACGCCTCCCATCTCTCCGCACCGTCTCTTCCTCAGTCATAGAGCAATTGTTTTTCGTCCGTTTGGTAGGTAAAACCCCCATAGAAACCCTTATCAGGGATATGTTACTGTCTGGAAGCAGTTTTAACTGGCCTTATATGGCCATTCaataa